Below is a genomic region from Zonotrichia leucophrys gambelii isolate GWCS_2022_RI chromosome 1A, RI_Zleu_2.0, whole genome shotgun sequence.
CCTTTGCTTACTGTGTGTAATCTTTTTCATGAGATGTCAGGATGTCAGAAGATGAACAAATTGTGGTGTAActgtttttgtttcctttcaggtTTGCCCTTGTGGGTGTGGGATCGGAAGCATCCTCCAAAAAGCTGATGGATTTGTTGCCTAAAAGAGAATTGCATGGGCAGAATCCTGTTGTAACTCCGTGTAATAAACAGTTTCTGAGTCAATTTGAAATGCAGTCAAGGAAAAGTAAGCTTTTCTTAAGTGCTGtcttggaaaagcagaaaaagtagAATGGCAGGTTTTTAGCCCAGCATCTTGTAATTTCTACACAGTTTAAAATAGCCATAAAATACTTAGAGTCCAGGTAAATGAACTTCTATCTTTGTTTAAAGAAATCACTTCATACACTGAAGAGCTGCTGCATTCTGACAGAGGGTTGCAGCTTCGTGCAACTCTTGTCTTAACAGCTGTGGATGTTTTCTCAATTTCCTGTGGacataattattaaaaaaaaaaaagctcaagaGCATTTAGAAATTGAACATTTGTAGACAAACTGGACTAAATTCTAATGTGTGGACGGTCTGTATTTATGATGGAATGGGGAAGAGAGGTTCCATGCTGTACTTTAGCACCATGTCTTGTGTTTCTCAGTGTGGTGTTGGGTTTCATGGAAGGAGGGACTGGCAGTCTCTCCAATCCTCTTCTTTTAGTATGAGGCTTAGTATTTTAGCAAAGaatgttttccttcccaaatgCATTGGGTTTGGGTACAAGGAGCAAGTTGGTGCTCATAAGGTCATGCTTTAGCACTGCATAAAACTTCAGGTCAAGGGTTGAAATACTTCAACCTATTTTGGTCTGTGTGATGACACTTTTGCTTTGCCATTGCAGCCACACAGTCTGGCCAGATGTCTGGGGAAGGTAAAGCTGGTCCCCCAGGAGGAAGCTCACGAGCAGCATTTCCACCTAGTAACAGAGGTCGGGGCCGGTTTCCAGGTGCCATTCCAGGTGgagacagattccctggaccggcagggccaggagggccACCACCACCATTCCCAGGTACAGTTCTGCATATATGGAGTTCCAGTCTTACATGTGTTTCAATATGGCATACTTATTTGGGAAATGATTAAGATCAAGGCAATTCAGTAATGAGCCATAATCAGTGTTTACAGCTAGATTGTAGGACTTGACTGTTCATTTGTTGACATTCAGCAGGAAGTTGGACCTAGTAAATTTGGTAGCAAGGCAAGAGCTTTTTTAGATACATTATTTATACTATGTCAATATACATTAGCAAGTAGATTTGGCTTCAGGGTAGGGTAGTTGAGTTTTGTGATTTGCTATATGTGCTCAGAATTGCCTGTGTTGAAGAGTGTAAAGTAACTGATTTCCTTATTGTAGTACAAGTTTGCATGTGATCAGAAATTCAGCTTTGATTCATGCCCACTGAGTGGTCAGTTAGTAGGCACTTGAAACACCAGAAATTTGAAGAGGAGATCTTCATGTTTAGTTAGGTATCTGATATAGAAGAAATACATTAAACAGTTAGGTTTGCACTGCCGTGAAGTTCTTTTTTCAGCTGACATGCTTTTTAGTAAATGTCATTCAGTAATAGATTGTCTTCCAACAGTTCAAGGGACATAGTCAAATTGAAAAAACAGTTGAGAATCTAAAGGAATGTTTGGATACTGCAATTACATTACTTTCTCCAATACAGCTTCtcccatatttttaatatatattttatcttAAGCCCCACATGAATGACTAGCTGCAGTAAGATGTAATGTTTTTTAGCTTTCGTAATCTTGTTGtgggttttggaaaaaaacagcagGTGATTAAGTGATTTGAGGAGTGGAGTTGTCAGTGTACAAGTTAATGTTGTTCTTTTTAGATATCTCTGGATGTTTAGTTTCAATAGATACAGATAAGTTAAAAATTTTCGAAGCTACTGGACCCAAAGCAGGAGTATGCATGTCTTGGACATGTTGCATAGTGTTCAGGGAGGAAgggttggtttcttttttgtcattgttttttgggaaaaaaaaacctgaagaattttatttctttgtatttattcactcaattttatttgtttgttgtttttttgtttttattttagctgGACAAACTCCCCCACGTCCACCCTTAGGTCCTCCTGGCCCACCAGGCCCACCAGGCCCTCCACCACCTGGTCAGGTCCTCCCACCTCCATTAGCTGGACCTCCTAATCGTGGTGATCGTCCACCACCACCAGTTCTGTTTCCAGGACAGCCTTTTGGTCAGCCTCCACTTGGGCCACTTCCTCCAGGCCCTCCACCACCAGTTCCAGGCTATGGGCCACCACCAGGTCCGCCACCACCTCAGCAGGGTCCACCTCCACCTCCGGGTCCATTTCCCCCTCGTCCACCTGGCCCTCTTGGGCCACCCCTGACTcttgctcctcctcctcatctccctGGGCCACCGCCAGGTGctccaccaccagcaccacatGTGAATCCAGCTTTCTTCCCCCCACCTGCCAATAGTGGCATCCCCACTTCAGACAGCCGGGGCCCGCCTCCGACAGACCCATATGGCCGACCTCCACCGTATGACAGAGGTGACTATGGGCCACCTGGAAGGTGAGTTCTTTTTGTCTAATGTGTTTGGGTAGCAGATTTTACTCCTCTTGTTGGAAGCATTcgatttttttcccttttaatgcAAATGTTAGGAACAATTAAAAGTAGGGCCAGAAAGGATCCCACAGATCTTGTAGTTTGCCCTTTTTAACTTGTCCAAGGGATTAAATCTGAGAAACATAtttgcagcaggaggaaaatcctgaaaTGCAACACCAGTAATCTCACTTCCCTTTTCAGCTCTGAACTGTTTGTCTTTGCTGTATTTGGCAGTGTCATCATTCCATGTGTTCTACATGTAAACTTATATATCATTTCTTATGCAGCAGCTTCTGGTTGTGCTTCTGTCTTAACTTGAAATTCTGACTTTTACCTGTATCATGGTGCTTTGCAGGCTGCCTTTTAAGAATGCTCTGGAGTTTTCCTTTTTGAGTATGTGCATATGTTGAGGTCATACCATTTTCATCTTTCAGCAGTGTTGCTTgtcccttttttcttcagaatttaattaaaatttagtGTTTGTCTTAAAAGCCAGGTGTGAATTTACTGCAAGACTTTTACCTTCCTTTCCTATCAAGATGTTTCTGCTCATTTGGTGCAATCTTGCTGTGTTTGTAGCAGTGGCTTTTCCTGTGGTTAATCCTATATGTGACAGAGTTCTTAAGTCCCTGACTTGACTTGTCAAGTTTTTCACATCTTGTTTGAAACATCTTTTTCATCTGTGATTTCAAGCATCTCTgtcttgctgctgtttcttgATTTTCACCATATTTGTATTTGTCAAAAATTATGGCATAAATTGTAAGAGATGATTTTACGTAGTTAGATTTGAATTTTTCAGTAACAATTTTACTGCTAGCATGAGACACACTTTTCTGGCTTAAAATGTTTCCTGCAAAGATACTGTgctttgattctttttttaCCGCAAAGTTTAAAACCCCCAAGCATTTGTGTAAATGTGATGttcatacaaaaaaaacctctagAAATCCAAGCATTTGGCTTAATTGCCTAAAATATATAACAGTAAGGTGTTGGGTGTTTTTTGATGGACTAAATCAAGGTTGTCTGCAGTTTATAGAAtgtctggggagggaaggagtgggaatAGGACAGTATAACTTACTACTGtccagtattttcattaataatgTTGAAGCTATCATCCATAACTATTTAAATTGTCATTAATTATATATCATAGGCGTTTCACTGGAAATAACATGTCCATAAGAGAAAAATTACATATTCCATTCTATGGGAGGCACACGAAAAATAATACTCAAAACTCAGGGAGGTATGAATTTTTAGACATTTCCTCTTATGCTAAACTGGCTATAGGATCTTGTTCCACTTCTTGCAATTAAGAGGATAGCATTGCTTattattctgcattttctttctaCCAGAAGAACTAACACTGTTCTAGAAATATCAAGCAGTGGGCCAGTTTGACAGTCTCAGCATTTATCTCTTAACACATTTCTCCAAATTTTCtatgtgacacagagactggcTAATAGGACACTGCAAAACTTTTGGGAAAATTTAGGTTTACTTCTGTTACTTTGCAAACCCTGTATAGGTAGCTGATAATTGAAGTGTAATGAGCACAAGGATTCTGCTTTATTGCTTCCTCCTTACTGTGACTAGTAGGGAGATTAAATTGGAGTACCTTAAACTTGACcagaaatttaagaaaaaaaattgctgtaaaaTGCTGACCTATCATTCAGAAAATTGAGTGTTTTAAAGATGATAACTATATACGTTTTTCAAAAGTTACAGCATTCTGGTCTTAGTTAAGATCTGGGAAACAGGATCATATAGTTCTGATTCCAGTACTGTTATGAAAATTTTCTCTAATTTTGCTCAAAGCTGCATTGCCTATGTACATGTATTTCCACATCCATTCAGTTGGGAATATCTATTTACGTACCTTCAAGGATTTTGCGaaaattgtaaatatttgtCAAGCACAATATTAAGTGCTGCCGAATGTTTGAAATAGATGGgatgaaccaaaaaaaaaaagtctatttaTACAGCAATGTCTTAATtgtttcttttggggttttttgtttggttggtttgttggggtatttttggtttttttttttaagctttcagGATTTTGTATTGTAACGATGGTCcttaacaaaaaccaaaaccaaacccagatcctgctttcttttctgtttgtcaCTGCTTAAAATTGCAAACTTGGATTGTTGAAATTGCAATGATAGCCTCTGAAGTTCTCcttaacattttaaatactaGTTTTATTGCTTGCAGAGAAATGGATGCTGCGAGGACACCTTTAAGTGAAGCAGAATTTGAAGAAATCATGAATAGAAATAGGGCAATCTCAAGCAGTGCCATTTCAAGAGCTGTATCAGATGCCAGTGCTGGTTAGTAAAACTCAATGTGTCTTTTATTCTACCCAACTGAAAAGAATttatagggttttttaaaaattaggaaTCTGAAAGGGCTGAAGCCCCATTTTCCTGATAGAACGCTGAATGTAGATGCAACTTATGACTGATTTTGTACTGTGCTTCTGTTAGTTTCTAAGAAAACCTGAGTACTGATCAGGacagtattttaatatttggtGTTAGAGTAAATTGTCTAGATGCAAAATGGTAATACTGTTACAgataaaaatctgtgttttaatTTGCATAATCTTCTGATCTTTTCAGGGGACTATGGAAGTGCTATAGAGACCTTGGTAACTGCAATTTCCTTAATCAAACAGTCCAAAGTATCTGCAGATGATCGCTGCAAAGTGCTTATTAGCTCTCTTCAGGACTGCCTTCATGGAATTGAGTCCAAGTCTTATGGTTCTGGATCCAGGTAAAACTTTCCTCTTCCATCTGCTCTTACTTAGAAAAGAGAAGGTGTGGTGCAGGACTAGTTTACAGAGAAGAAACTAAGGCTTGTAAGAAGTCAGTGATTTGCTGAGTTGCACAGGAAATGTGTGAAGGAACTAAATAAAGATTTCCTGAACCTAGGAAAGCTGCCTTTTAATTAACCCTCTTATCAAAATTGATCTGACTAGCTTCAATTTAACTCTTAGTTTTATTTAGTGGTTTTGGCCCATATTTTCCATATGCAGATTAGCAGCCATGCTGTAGTGATTGTTTGATATGTGGTGCATTTCCCCCAGCTGATTTCAGTCATCCTCCATTCTGAGTATGTACTTTGATTTTTCCTTGCTACATTAGAAAGTGGGAGCCTCTTACTATCTGTAACTGAGTTCTTAGCCACCACTGTTTGTACCAGGCATCTTTAATgttatatacaaaaatataccTGCATCACAATGAACAGATCTTACCCTTATACCTATTTTTGATCAAATTCATACTCGTAAGCAGAGTACAAAACCAGCATGGGGATGACAAAtatcttgaggaaaaaaattaatgaagtaatttcttttagAAGACGTGAACGATCCAGAGAGAGGGACCACAGTAGGTCACGAGAAAAAAGCAGGCGGCACAAATCACGTAGTAGAGACCGTCACGATGACTATTACCGGGAAAGGAGCCGGGAGCGGGAGAGGCACCGCGATCGTGACAGAGATCGTGACAGAGAAcgggacagagagagagaatatCGTCACCGTTAAAGAAGGTGAGcatttcttttgtcttcttGAGCTTCACCGACTTGCTAAAATAACCCCTCTAGATGTATTTATACCATTCATGTCTGGCTTTAAATGATCCTTCAGTATGTACTGAATCACTTTCTTCTTGCAGCACCTGACATGAACATAGGTAAGTAATAACAGGTAATTAACTCATCTTGGGAGGGAGCAGGTATTTGTGCAATTATCTTCTACATTCTGCATGCCACTTCTCTTATTTTGGCTGATAATAGTGTTCTCAGTTTTTATGAAATGTGATTGAACCACTTCTTAAAAAGGCAATAAGTCAGACTGTTCTCTTTGTAATCTTGAAAGATTATATGAGTTTTACAGTTTCATTTcttaattgtatttaaaaatactaattttgtattttaaattatacttCTGTAAAGACTGTAGCACTTAGCCCTTCGTAGATTGTGTGTGGATTATTTCAGTGTCCGTACAGTTGTCCTTGCAAAGGTGCGGTGGtgattttgtgggttttgttgttttgttttgtgttgcttttgttttatttttttcctggtgagtTTTAGTCAAATTCAGGAAATATAACCAGATTTTGCTCTTTATGTTATGAAATGTGACCTGTCAGTATCTTCTGCTTTCTAGCTAAATCCAGGTATTAACCTTcagtaaaatttatttccagTTGCTGCCCACCACCCTGATTTTTCAGTCCATCCCCCTTCTGGTAGTAAAGTCATTTTCTGAAGACTAGTAAACAAATATGTAACACTAGAATTCTTTTCTGGTTGCTCACAAACTAACATGCTCTTTTGTTTCGTGTATCTGAAGTCTTGTATGCATCAAATGTCTAGATAGCTAGAGTAGCACACTcaacaatgattttttttcaatgcacTGCTTTAAAATACATAGAAATGTTGACATTATATAATGTACCATTTTTAGGGTTGATTCCTAATTCCCATGATTCCTTATATTTgacaattgaaaaaaaaaaccaaccctacCTAGTAGTGACTCTCCAGTGGCCTTTTCTCTTCTTGAAAGAACTTCCACTACATCTGCACTGAAATTGAAGTTTGTAGACATGCCTGTCTGCCCAGCTTCCATTTCTTACATTTAACTTCAGATTTAGTTTCCAGATTTGCATATGTTTTTTTATTCATGGGAGTTCATTTATAGATGTTACAGAGCAAAACTTACAAAAGTCAAATAAAATGTAGTATAGTCCTAAGTGAAAATACAGTTCTGTATGTCTTAAATGTTAGTTTTTCAGTCAGGCTCTTTGTGTCACTGCCACTCCTCTGGGAGAGAACAAATTATGGTAGTAAATGCTCTAAGAGTGTTGAGAGTTGAGTGGGATGTTGTGTCAGGTTCATGAACCAGCAGGGgacacaaaaagaaataacagaCTTAAAGAAGGGGAATCAAAGGCTTAAATAGGAAGGTGGAACATGGTAGCTGAAATAAAGTTGGCAGTATATTTCTGTTAGTGCTActttttgccattaaaaatggATTGGTAGAAATATTTCTAGAATTTCAACTAAAtatcaaaaaatcaaaaatatcaACTCTGGTTCTTAATTGTAAAATAAGAGAATGTAAAAATACAGGTATAACAAAAGTAAATGTAAATTCTTTTGTTGAACTGGGTTTTTGCCTTTTATAGTAGCTGCATATTTTTGATATTTGCAAATAATTGTTACTAATAGAGGTAACCATTGAGCTGAGTAATGGATACATTTCCAGAGTGTTTTCCTTCTGGTGGAGATGAGTAAAGCATACTAAAAATGGCTAATAGCCtggaatgaaaaatgaaagatactttttttttaacccttga
It encodes:
- the CPSF6 gene encoding cleavage and polyadenylation specificity factor subunit 6 isoform X1, with protein sequence MADGVDHIDIYADVGEEFNQEAEYGGHDQIDLYDDVISPSANNGDAPEDRDYMDSLPPSVGDDVGKGAAPNVVYTYTGKRIALYIGNLTWWTTDEDLTEAVHSLGVNDILEIKFFENRANGQSKGFALVGVGSEASSKKLMDLLPKRELHGQNPVVTPCNKQFLSQFEMQSRKTTQSGQMSGEGKAGPPGGSSRAAFPPSNRGRGRFPGAIPGGDRFPGPAGPGGPPPPFPAGQTPPRPPLGPPGPPGPPGPPPPGQVLPPPLAGPPNRGDRPPPPVLFPGQPFGQPPLGPLPPGPPPPVPGYGPPPGPPPPQQGPPPPPGPFPPRPPGPLGPPLTLAPPPHLPGPPPGAPPPAPHVNPAFFPPPANSGIPTSDSRGPPPTDPYGRPPPYDRGDYGPPGRRFTGNNMSIREKLHIPFYGRHTKNNTQNSGREMDAARTPLSEAEFEEIMNRNRAISSSAISRAVSDASAGDYGSAIETLVTAISLIKQSKVSADDRCKVLISSLQDCLHGIESKSYGSGSRRRERSRERDHSRSREKSRRHKSRSRDRHDDYYRERSRERERHRDRDRDRDRERDREREYRHR
- the CPSF6 gene encoding cleavage and polyadenylation specificity factor subunit 6 isoform X2, which produces MADGVDHIDIYADVGEEFNQEAEYGGHDQIDLYDDVISPSANNGDAPEDRDYMDSLPPSVGDDVGKGAAPNVVYTYTGKRIALYIGNLTWWTTDEDLTEAVHSLGVNDILEIKFFENRANGQSKGFALVGVGSEASSKKLMDLLPKRELHGQNPVVTPCNKQFLSQFEMQSRKTTQSGQMSGEGKAGPPGGSSRAAFPPSNRGRGRFPGAIPGGDRFPGPAGPGGPPPPFPAGQTPPRPPLGPPGPPGPPGPPPPGQVLPPPLAGPPNRGDRPPPPVLFPGQPFGQPPLGPLPPGPPPPVPGYGPPPGPPPPQQGPPPPPGPFPPRPPGPLGPPLTLAPPPHLPGPPPGAPPPAPHVNPAFFPPPANSGIPTSDSRGPPPTDPYGRPPPYDRGDYGPPGRRFTGNNMSIREKLHIPFYGRHTKNNTQNSGREMDAARTPLSEAEFEEIMNRNRAISSSAISRAVSDASAGDYGSAIETLVTAISLIKQSKVSADDRCKVLISSLQDCLHGIESKSYGSGSRRERSRERDHSRSREKSRRHKSRSRDRHDDYYRERSRERERHRDRDRDRDRERDREREYRHR
- the CPSF6 gene encoding cleavage and polyadenylation specificity factor subunit 6 isoform X3, yielding MADGVDHIDIYADVGEEFNQEAEYGGHDQIDLYDDVISPSANNGDAPEDRDYMDSLPPSVGDDVGKGAAPNVVYTYTGKRIALYIGNLTWWTTDEDLTEAVHSLGVNDILEIKFFENRANGQSKGFALVGVGSEASSKKLMDLLPKRELHGQNPVVTPCNKQFLSQFEMQSRKTTQSGQMSGEGKAGPPGGSSRAAFPPSNRGRGRFPGAIPGGDRFPGPAGPGGPPPPFPAGQTPPRPPLGPPGPPGPPGPPPPGQVLPPPLAGPPNRGDRPPPPVLFPGQPFGQPPLGPLPPGPPPPVPGYGPPPGPPPPQQGPPPPPGPFPPRPPGPLGPPLTLAPPPHLPGPPPGAPPPAPHVNPAFFPPPANSGIPTSDSRGPPPTDPYGRPPPYDRGDYGPPGREMDAARTPLSEAEFEEIMNRNRAISSSAISRAVSDASAGDYGSAIETLVTAISLIKQSKVSADDRCKVLISSLQDCLHGIESKSYGSGSRRRERSRERDHSRSREKSRRHKSRSRDRHDDYYRERSRERERHRDRDRDRDRERDREREYRHR
- the CPSF6 gene encoding cleavage and polyadenylation specificity factor subunit 6 isoform X4 → MADGVDHIDIYADVGEEFNQEAEYGGHDQIDLYDDVISPSANNGDAPEDRDYMDSLPPSVGDDVGKGAAPNVVYTYTGKRIALYIGNLTWWTTDEDLTEAVHSLGVNDILEIKFFENRANGQSKGFALVGVGSEASSKKLMDLLPKRELHGQNPVVTPCNKQFLSQFEMQSRKTTQSGQMSGEGKAGPPGGSSRAAFPPSNRGRGRFPGAIPGGDRFPGPAGPGGPPPPFPAGQTPPRPPLGPPGPPGPPGPPPPGQVLPPPLAGPPNRGDRPPPPVLFPGQPFGQPPLGPLPPGPPPPVPGYGPPPGPPPPQQGPPPPPGPFPPRPPGPLGPPLTLAPPPHLPGPPPGAPPPAPHVNPAFFPPPANSGIPTSDSRGPPPTDPYGRPPPYDRGDYGPPGREMDAARTPLSEAEFEEIMNRNRAISSSAISRAVSDASAGDYGSAIETLVTAISLIKQSKVSADDRCKVLISSLQDCLHGIESKSYGSGSRRERSRERDHSRSREKSRRHKSRSRDRHDDYYRERSRERERHRDRDRDRDRERDREREYRHR